A genomic segment from Rahnella aceris encodes:
- a CDS encoding response regulator transcription factor has protein sequence MKILLVDDDLELGTMLSEYLIAEGFDASLVLTGKAGVEGAMSGEYTAMILDIMLPDMSGIDVLRQVRKNSRLPIIMLTAKGDNIDRVIGLEMGADDYMPKPCYPRELVARLRAVLRRVEEQQESHSDNSSVNYGDLTLNPATRSSEWRGVPFDLTASEFNLLELLLRSPERVVSKDELSEKGLGRPREAYDRSIDVHISNIRQKLGSLEGGDILTIETVRSIGYRIR, from the coding sequence ATGAAAATTTTATTAGTCGATGACGATCTTGAATTAGGCACCATGCTCAGCGAATACCTGATCGCAGAAGGCTTTGATGCTTCTCTGGTGCTGACCGGTAAAGCGGGTGTGGAAGGTGCGATGTCTGGCGAATATACCGCAATGATCCTCGACATTATGCTGCCGGACATGAGCGGTATTGATGTATTGCGTCAGGTGCGTAAAAACAGCCGTCTGCCGATCATCATGCTGACCGCGAAGGGTGACAACATTGATCGTGTCATCGGTCTGGAAATGGGCGCAGATGATTACATGCCAAAGCCGTGCTATCCGCGCGAACTGGTGGCGCGTCTGCGTGCTGTGCTGCGTCGTGTGGAAGAGCAGCAGGAATCACACTCTGATAACTCCTCGGTCAACTATGGCGATCTGACGCTCAATCCGGCGACCCGCAGCAGTGAATGGCGCGGCGTGCCATTCGATCTGACGGCTTCTGAGTTCAACCTTCTGGAGTTACTGTTACGTTCTCCTGAACGCGTGGTATCGAAAGATGAGTTGTCGGAAAAAGGTCTCGGGCGTCCGCGCGAAGCTTATGACCGCAGTATTGATGTGCATATCAGTAACATCCGTCAGAAACTGGGGTCACTGGAAGGTGGCGATATTCTGACTATTGAAACGGTGCGCAGCATTGGCTATCGAATCCGCTAA
- the cysW gene encoding sulfate/thiosulfate ABC transporter permease CysW, translating to MSDIPAFAGERRQRIDWVKWSLIGTGVLICILLLVIPMISIFVLAFSDGIAAVWKNLSDSDMLHSIWLTVLMALITVPVNLIFGTLLAWLVARFNFPGRQLLLTLIDIPFAVSPVVAGLLYLLFYGTNGPIGGWLDAHNIQFMFAWPGMVMVTVFVTCPFVIRELVPVMLSQGSHEDEAAVLLGASGWQMFRRVTLPNIRWALLYGVVLTNARAIGEFGAVSVVSGSIRGETYTLPLQVELLHQDYNTAGAFTAAALLTLMAIVTLFLKSGLQWRLKRHNDRLEREESHEH from the coding sequence ATGTCTGATATTCCGGCTTTTGCGGGCGAAAGACGTCAGCGTATTGACTGGGTGAAATGGTCGTTGATCGGCACGGGGGTGCTGATTTGTATTCTGCTGCTGGTGATCCCGATGATCAGCATTTTTGTGCTGGCGTTTTCCGACGGCATTGCAGCGGTGTGGAAGAACCTGTCGGACTCCGACATGTTGCATTCTATCTGGCTGACCGTCCTGATGGCGCTGATCACCGTGCCGGTGAACCTGATTTTCGGCACGTTGCTGGCCTGGCTGGTCGCGCGCTTTAATTTCCCGGGACGTCAGTTATTACTGACGCTGATCGACATCCCGTTTGCGGTTTCACCAGTGGTTGCCGGTTTACTGTATTTGCTGTTTTACGGCACCAACGGCCCGATTGGCGGCTGGCTGGATGCGCACAATATTCAGTTTATGTTCGCCTGGCCGGGCATGGTGATGGTGACAGTATTCGTCACCTGTCCGTTTGTCATCCGTGAGCTGGTGCCGGTGATGTTGAGTCAGGGCAGTCATGAAGATGAAGCCGCGGTGTTACTGGGTGCGTCCGGCTGGCAGATGTTCCGCCGCGTGACCCTGCCGAATATCCGCTGGGCATTACTGTATGGCGTGGTGCTGACCAACGCCCGCGCGATTGGGGAATTCGGGGCGGTATCGGTGGTGTCCGGTTCTATCCGCGGAGAAACCTACACGCTGCCATTACAAGTCGAATTACTGCATCAGGACTACAACACCGCAGGCGCGTTTACTGCCGCTGCGCTGTTAACCCTGATGGCAATTGTCACACTGTTTCTGAAAAGCGGCCTGCAATGGCGTCTGAAGCGCCACAACGACCGTCTTGAGCGGGAGGAAAGTCATGAGCATTGA
- a CDS encoding HAMP domain-containing sensor histidine kinase encodes MAIESAKRLRGRLFWKILLGFWFTFVAITQGLWVVFAFYNPHEPPESGIARRFVKLQITSAVSTLHYGGLPALNAMMADWPQDDRQFFSVSPSLLPAKGNTIKDLEPGKIPHEVVQFVQGPDGQGYRLKYDVDGLMHEYRPRRHRDWLNMPPPLLWLGGLGGLLFSAVLAWNLTRPMLQMRKAFGRVAQGDLSVRLFTSMGKRHDELSEVARDFDSMAERLQVLVKAREELLHDVSHELRSPLARLQLAIGLARQNPSNVESSLSRIEHEAGRLDKMIGELLALSRTESSEIPDEEYFDLYGLVEAVVNDARYEAQLPGVEIAMYPGSPDNMDYTVKGNAELMRRAVDNVVRNALRFSARGQTISVSLAQVEQYLQIEVADQGPGVEEDKLSSIFDPFVRVKSPLSGKGYGLGLAITRKVMLAHEGKVDARNAQPHGLIISLQVPHWQM; translated from the coding sequence TTGGCTATCGAATCCGCTAAACGACTGCGCGGCAGACTGTTCTGGAAAATACTGCTGGGATTCTGGTTTACTTTCGTGGCGATCACTCAGGGCCTCTGGGTGGTTTTTGCTTTCTACAATCCACATGAACCGCCGGAAAGCGGAATTGCCCGCCGGTTTGTGAAACTGCAAATTACCTCGGCTGTTTCCACGCTGCATTACGGCGGTCTGCCTGCTCTTAACGCCATGATGGCCGACTGGCCGCAAGATGACCGACAATTCTTCTCAGTGTCGCCGTCGTTGCTGCCTGCTAAAGGCAATACGATTAAGGATCTGGAACCCGGTAAAATTCCGCATGAAGTCGTGCAGTTTGTGCAGGGACCGGACGGGCAGGGTTACCGGCTGAAATATGATGTTGACGGGCTGATGCATGAATATCGCCCGAGACGTCACAGGGACTGGCTGAATATGCCGCCGCCACTGTTATGGCTGGGTGGACTGGGCGGTTTACTGTTCAGCGCCGTACTGGCATGGAACCTGACGCGGCCAATGTTGCAAATGCGTAAAGCCTTCGGACGGGTGGCGCAGGGGGATTTATCAGTCCGCCTGTTTACCAGTATGGGTAAGCGGCACGATGAGCTGTCTGAAGTGGCGCGTGATTTTGACTCTATGGCTGAACGCCTGCAGGTGCTGGTCAAAGCGCGCGAAGAGCTGTTGCATGATGTCTCGCATGAACTGCGTTCTCCGCTGGCACGTTTGCAACTGGCAATCGGTCTGGCGCGGCAGAATCCGTCGAATGTCGAAAGTTCCCTGAGTCGCATAGAACACGAAGCGGGCAGGCTGGATAAAATGATTGGTGAACTGCTGGCGTTGTCACGTACTGAAAGCAGTGAAATCCCTGATGAAGAGTATTTCGATCTCTACGGATTGGTGGAGGCGGTCGTTAATGATGCCCGCTATGAAGCGCAGTTGCCGGGGGTCGAAATCGCGATGTACCCCGGGTCTCCGGATAATATGGATTACACCGTGAAGGGTAATGCTGAGCTGATGCGTCGTGCGGTGGATAATGTGGTGCGTAATGCCCTGCGTTTTTCGGCCCGCGGCCAAACTATCAGTGTTTCACTGGCTCAGGTTGAACAGTATTTGCAAATTGAAGTGGCCGATCAGGGGCCGGGCGTGGAAGAAGATAAGCTGTCGAGTATCTTTGACCCGTTCGTGCGCGTGAAATCGCCGCTGTCAGGCAAAGGCTACGGCCTGGGGCTTGCGATCACCCGCAAAGTGATGTTGGCGCATGAGGGGAAAGTAGATGCCCGTAACGCGCAGCCTCATGGCCTGATCATCAGCCTTCAAGTCCCGCACTGGCAAATGTGA
- the cysA gene encoding sulfate/thiosulfate ABC transporter ATP-binding protein CysA, with amino-acid sequence MSIEINGINKYFGRTKVLNDISLDIASGEMVALLGPSGSGKTTLLRIIAGLENQSAGHLSFHGKDVTRLHARDRQVGFVFQHYALFRHMTVFDNIAFGLTVLPRRERPNAEAIKQKVTKLLEMVQLGHLANRYPAQLSGGQKQRVALARALAVEPQILLLDEPFGALDAQVRKELRRWLRQLHEELKFTSVFVTHDQEEAMEVADRVVVMSQGNIEQVGAPQEIWREPATRFVLEFMGEVNKIHGEIRGSQLYVGAYHWPLDNPPLHQGVVDLFLRPWEMEITPHSTARCPLPVKVLEVSPRGHFWQLIVQAEGWHDEPLSVVLSEIHGNSAPQRGDRFYVGGLNGRLYAGDQPLQPVALAKSA; translated from the coding sequence ATGAGCATTGAAATTAACGGTATCAACAAATATTTTGGCCGCACTAAGGTGCTCAATGATATCTCGCTCGATATTGCTTCCGGAGAGATGGTGGCGTTGCTCGGGCCTTCCGGCTCAGGTAAAACCACGTTGCTGCGTATTATCGCCGGACTGGAAAATCAAAGCGCCGGACACCTGAGTTTTCACGGTAAAGACGTGACGCGCCTGCATGCCCGTGATCGCCAGGTCGGTTTCGTTTTCCAGCATTATGCGCTGTTCCGCCATATGACGGTGTTCGACAACATCGCGTTTGGCCTGACGGTGCTGCCGCGCCGTGAGCGTCCGAATGCTGAAGCCATCAAACAGAAAGTCACTAAATTGCTGGAGATGGTGCAACTTGGCCATCTGGCAAACCGTTATCCGGCACAGCTTTCCGGCGGTCAGAAACAGCGTGTGGCGCTGGCCCGTGCGCTGGCGGTTGAACCGCAAATTCTGCTGCTGGATGAACCTTTTGGCGCGCTGGACGCACAGGTGCGTAAAGAGCTGCGCCGCTGGCTGCGTCAGTTGCATGAAGAACTGAAATTCACCAGCGTGTTCGTGACTCACGATCAGGAAGAAGCGATGGAAGTCGCTGACCGCGTGGTGGTCATGAGCCAGGGTAATATCGAACAGGTCGGCGCCCCGCAGGAAATCTGGCGTGAACCGGCAACTCGTTTCGTGCTGGAATTCATGGGTGAAGTTAATAAAATTCATGGCGAAATCCGGGGATCTCAGCTGTACGTCGGTGCATATCACTGGCCGCTGGATAACCCGCCCCTGCATCAGGGTGTGGTCGATTTATTCCTGCGTCCCTGGGAAATGGAAATTACGCCGCACAGTACAGCACGCTGTCCGTTGCCGGTGAAGGTGCTGGAAGTCAGCCCGCGTGGCCATTTCTGGCAGCTTATCGTGCAGGCCGAGGGCTGGCACGACGAACCGCTTTCGGTGGTGCTTTCCGAAATCCACGGTAATAGCGCACCTCAGCGCGGCGATCGTTTCTATGTCGGCGGGCTGAATGGCCGCCTGTATGCTGGCGACCAGCCGTTACAACCCGTTGCGTTAGCGAAGAGTGCCTGA
- the cysM gene encoding cysteine synthase CysM — MSTLEHYIGNTPLVRLQRLTQGLDSEIWVKLEGNNPAGSVKDRAALFMIEQAEKRGEIHPGDTLIEATSGNTGIALAMIAALKGYRLKLLMPENMSLERQASMRAYGAELLLVSRAQGMEGARDLALEMEKQGLGKVLDQFNNPDNPLAHFTTTGPEIWQQTHGRITHFVSSMGTTGTITGVSRYLRSQHAGVKIVGLQPSEGSSIPGIRRWPEEYLPGIFNPELVDEVMDMGQGEAEDTMRALARREGIFCGVSSGGAVAGALRVARNHPGSVIVAIICDRGDRYLSTGVFNV; from the coding sequence GTGAGTACGCTCGAACATTACATCGGCAATACCCCTCTGGTGAGATTACAGCGTCTGACGCAGGGGCTGGACAGCGAGATTTGGGTCAAGCTGGAAGGCAATAACCCCGCCGGTTCTGTTAAAGATCGCGCCGCGCTGTTTATGATTGAGCAGGCGGAAAAACGGGGCGAAATTCATCCGGGGGATACGCTGATTGAAGCCACAAGCGGCAATACCGGCATTGCGCTGGCGATGATTGCGGCGCTGAAAGGCTACAGGCTTAAATTGCTGATGCCCGAAAATATGAGCCTTGAGCGTCAGGCATCAATGCGGGCGTATGGTGCTGAACTGTTGCTGGTCAGCCGCGCGCAGGGAATGGAAGGCGCACGTGATCTCGCTCTGGAAATGGAAAAACAGGGACTGGGGAAAGTGCTGGATCAGTTTAACAATCCTGACAATCCGCTCGCACATTTTACGACGACAGGCCCTGAAATCTGGCAACAGACACACGGGCGCATCACCCATTTTGTCTCCAGCATGGGCACTACCGGCACGATAACCGGTGTCAGTCGTTATCTGCGCAGCCAGCATGCTGGCGTGAAAATTGTCGGGCTGCAACCGTCAGAAGGCAGCAGCATTCCAGGTATCCGCCGCTGGCCGGAAGAATATCTGCCGGGCATTTTCAATCCTGAACTGGTCGATGAAGTGATGGATATGGGGCAGGGCGAAGCAGAAGACACCATGCGGGCGCTGGCGCGTAGGGAAGGTATCTTCTGTGGCGTGAGTTCCGGGGGGGCGGTAGCGGGCGCTTTACGCGTCGCCAGAAATCATCCGGGTAGCGTGATTGTGGCGATTATTTGTGATCGTGGTGACCGTTATTTATCCACAGGTGTGTTTAATGTTTGA